TACCAGCATGCATGGACTGCTTAGAAGCGGCTGCAATTTGCGCCTGTATATGCTTCCAGTCCGCTGGGGGTAAATTGATCATTGTAAAGCGCCTTTGAGACGTTAGTGATAaaggcgctatataaatgctgaCCTTTACCTTTTTCAAAGCCTCTATTCTTATGAGGATATATGAGTgctgcaatattattatttttgtgtaTCATCAATGTATTGTTCTTGTACAGGTTAAAATGGAATTCAATGAGTTCAAGTGAAAAGGCCAAGCTCAAGGCAACTGCTCTTCATCTTGTTGGAGAGGTCTGTGAATTGGAAAAGCATTATTGATTTCTTTGTGCTATTTATACACACTCCATGATGTGATATGCAGAATTTGTCTAATTTTGTTGCATGCGTTAAACTCTGGGTTTAATGAAAAAGGAACATTATACAACAAGCAGAAGATTCAAAGATAATAAGATAAAATGGTTAAGACAATAGACACTGGTTCATTGAGAATAGCAGAAAAGTGAATATCTCATCATGATATCAAAGGTaaaaaactttgtttattaCTGTATTAGGGCTATGGGAAAGACTCTAGGAATGACAGAAATAAATTGGCCTGTTCCAGGGCTTTTCTAAAATGAAATCAACAACTgtcccaaaaaataaaaatttggtttcatcaaaccgtgagttaccaccatgaaagattaattttagaatttctaaatctttcatggttgtaactcaacctttatcaactcgttcgatgaaaccaaattttagttttcatctctcccactgacgcagcaccacagtttcttttagaaactagaaatccatgtcCCAAAACATGTTAGGAATAAAAGAGCATCGGCTGGTGTTTGAACTGTAAGATCTACACAACTATTgcttaattaaaattaattttgaacaCTGTTAGCTTCCTATATCCTGTATGTGTGGGTTCATCTGTGGTTTGTTAGAGAAATGGGCTCCTAGTTgcttttattgatttattataCGTTGGGTAACATTAAAGTATACAGTTAAAGCAGAGGAGGGTGGGTTTGGCCTCTTTCTTTCCTCATTTTCACTGGATGATATTTATTAGTTACACTTTCCTTTCAGGGGATCGTAAATTCATTAGGTGAACCTGCTCACATTAAGGAGGCTCTGTCACGGCTTGTGGTTGAACTAATAAAGAGGGAGTGGCCTCAGAACTGGGGCTCACTGCTGCCTGAGCTGAACAATATCTGTGGATTTGGGGTACATTTTACTGTAAACATGAAATCGATTTATTCCGCTGTTAAGTGAAAATGACTCTAGGCTTGTGAATGGTGTCTGAGTGTCATTTATAGACAAACCAACATTATTTCCCATACTATGGTTGCAAAGGTGACTGATTGCATTTTTTAAGGAGATACATTTTCATGATTATTATTGCTGATGTTCAACATAATTTTCATTACAagataatgttttgtttttgtttttgtttttttttttcaggagatTCAGACAGAAATAGTTCTGATGATTTTTCTTCGATTGGCTGAGGATGTGATTACAATGGATAGCAATTTACAGTCAAGCAGAAAGAAAGAGATTACCAGTGAATTAAATAGACTTGCTCAGGAACTATTTGTATTCTTTCTTGAAACATTGTCTACCAATATTTCAAAATATAGAGTTTTAAAGGTAGCGTGCAAAGGCATGTATTTTCACACTACAGTGAGCGACTCTGTCAAATTGTTGTCAATCATTGCTTTGTGGAAAAAGTTAAAGGCGACCGGTCCATTACCTTTAATCTTTTCTTCTCTTCCACAGAATCACATGGAAAATGGTGATGCTAGTTGCAAGTCTCAGGTTTGTGCACTAATTGAATCTGTGTTTTGACTGCAGCAAATGCAGAAGTAGTTTCAAGTGGTACTGTACCCATCAACAATCTAATTATAGTCACCATCAAAGCTAAGTAAGTCACAGTGTTTCCCTCCCGTTATTTTCCCTGCAGGCTTgggtagcgaattcccacgtagactctgtgacccccttccgcagtattattttattatgtcagcggtcaccctaccttgcaaatattcaacttcgtcggcTACGGCATCGGAAGTGATCGAGAATCTCGCGGCCTGCAGTTAACCAGCGCTACTTCTTTGTAGAATAAACAACGTAAACATAAGGATAATATAGTCaaggatcgagaatcgagaaattaggagttttggaatattcatgagcttgaatcagcgattcatctatcgaggaaagaacaataaccattcgCACGCAATAATCAGTTGTTTGCAGACGCGCGATCCAAGGAGGCGATCAACGTTGCAGTATGTTATCTTTGTTCCCGACGagaaaaattatattgaatatCTTACCTGCATTGAAACACAACGAGTTTATTTATAATTTTGTCtgcaaagatacacgagttcccATTGCGTTGTATCTCAAGACAAACTGGCTACATCACCTTGGCTATGGAATTTACGAAGCCGCAAATTATAAGTGAACAGAGGCAACTCGGATTATATTCCGCGCCAACAGTACGAAATTAATCTGAAACCTCGTCATATACAAACCAtatcgtaattattatttagccgaACGTCAGTCGAAAGACGATCGATATGatctttaaatatcatctttgattgcatgttctttcgaaatccttgtaaggtttcttttttttttcatatgcaTAGTCGCGTTACACAGGAAATCACACAAATCGGCCGCCGTTTATTCATCACAAGAAGTTTGAGAAGCGATTGAGGAATTGACCGTCAAGCTTGAGTGTGCAACACAAAGTATAATTGTTTATTCATTTCGTTATACAGACGGGAAACTATCGTAATAAGACGATCTTTTGGACCATTTTCATATGACTccgtgccaagtttcaatgattgcagaaatttgcatatgtcacGCTAAAATCTGCGAAACAGTACTGCGTTACAAGACAACCTTACAAAACAGCTTCTAAAATCAACGATTAATACCGCTCACCATCTCTGACAAAAGACAAAGcaatacagtagaaccccgctaactcgaacccctataactcgaacaaccccgctaactcgaacagagtctcaattcccttggatttgaactaacttttcagtcatttttacccggataactcgaaccccgataactcgaaaaccccgctaactcgaacagattttcgcttcccttgacgaaagtttaccccgataactcgaatttctggttcttataactcgacaggaaggccaattgagatatcccagTAGCTTTTCTTACTGtgtgatcgaactctaacacttgaacaaagactggagcaatttgattttaattagtcaaacgaaaagatcacgtaattgacagtTACATGTGATCATAAGAGTCATACCGGATGCGGTGTATTTGCTGTCCGGTgacaaaacttgaaagaaacagtGCATTAAAAAAGTATCCATTAGAATGTCTGTTAAAAAACATTAGGCATTTAAGCTGAAGCGTTCCTCAGACGCTGAACAGTACAATTGCATAATGCTCACTTCTCAAGGCGTTCCAActcctttttcaaaatgttgacaaatttctcTTGACCAGAGATTCTCAGCTTACATGGGACTTGCATCCCCCTCCCTTGCAGGAACTATGCTGGTCTGCTTCAAGAAAATAGAAGATTGTTTTAGCAAAGCGTTCACGTTTTCCTCTCTTCAAATGGCCCACCACTTCACCATCTTTTAGGACACACACCGCGTATTTATCTACAGCATTCTTTGGTTCTGGAATTGCTTGCAGAACTTCTCCCCGGCATGGTTTCGAGTTATCCAAATAAGCGTGATATCCCTTCAAATGCGaatcaatttcaaatgaactgCTTGGCTGCACGATGTTCGGCTGATATTCGGCTGTGTATAATACGGAGTACCAATAATAAAATGTGCCCGGGAAAAATTGACTGGACGTGTCGATTATAGTGCCGCTGTGTTGAAACTTGATGCGCTAAATATTTTACTGCTTGGCAGGTCGGCTCGGTTCTTATCTGGACTATGACCATTTCCAGTTTTACTATCCACTTTGTCTCTCGCTTTGTCAAGATGTCGTCTTCTAAAAAGCGAAAGATTTCTTCGAAAACGTTGAAAGAGAAGTATGAAGCGATAAAGAAACTCGAAAATGGATGTGCAAAGAAAAACGTAGCCGCAGATTATGATGTTTCCCCTAGTACTCTGTCAACATGGCTTAAAAGCAAGGATAAAATCGTGAAGGCTTTTGAAGGAGGAACCAGCTCGAAGACGCAGAAATTAAAGCCATGTGGAAATGAAAACCTAGAACGGGCTTTGTATACATGGTTTGTTCAGATGAGGCGGCAAGGTGTACCCGTTAGTGGTCCGGTACTGAGGGAGAAGGCACTCAGTTATGCTAAAGAGATGGACATTAAGGATTTCATGGCTTCCAACGGCTGGTTCGATCGATGGAAGAGTCGCCATGGGGTTGCCTTTAAGGCAATTGCGGGCGAAGCGCAGTCGTGCACCTTAGAGATGACGGCTTCTTGGAAAGAATCCACCCTTCCAACGCTTCTCTCAAATTACGCCCTTCGTGACATATTCAACGCTGATGAGTTTGGCCTATTTTACAAAGCCTTACCAGACAAGTCGATGCATCTGAAATCTGAAGATTGTGTGGGAGGGAAATGCAGTAAAGTACGCCTAACTGGACTTGCAGCTTCTAGTGCCACAGGAGAGAAGCTACCAATGTTCGTTATAGGCAAGTCAAAGAAACCAAGGTGTTTCAATGGAGTGCGAAATCTCCCCTGCAGGTACCGGGCACAGAACAAAAGCTGGATGGACAGCAAACTTTTTGAGGAATGGGTAAGAGAGCAAGACCGGAAGTTTGAACGCGAGGGTAGAAAGGTAGCCCTTATAGTCGACAACTGCCCCGCCCACCCGGATGTTGCAGACCTCAGTGCGATAAATTTAGTGTTTTTACCACCAAACACTACATGCAGGACCCAACCTATGGACCAAGGTGTTATAAAGGCAACGAAGGCATATTACTGTGCGTCTGTGGTGAGAAAGTATATTGATGCAGTAGAGAAGGGGAAGGGTGCTCCAAATATTTCTGTTTTGGATGCGATGACGATCTTAACAAGGGCATTGAACAAAGTAACGCCTGAAACAATCAAGAATTGCTTCAAAAAGGCAGGTATTTGCAGTGAGGCACAGACAATTGCCATTAATGATCTGGACAACCCCTTTGCAGTCCTAAGCGAGGAAATACAGTCTTTAAGAGAAGCCTATCCTGAAGCTGTACCCGTGAATGTTAACGCAGACGATGTAATCGGCATCGATGACGCCGTATCCACCTCGGAGTCGGGTTCGTTGACGGACGAAGAGATTCTGGCAGAATTCTCTAGTGATCAGGAGGCAATAGAAGAGCACgaagaaacagatgaagttgaggTCCTAGAAGAATGCCCCAAGAAACCTACGGCAAGCGAAGTCAGATCCGCAATTGATGTGCTGACTTCATACAGTCTGTTCGTGAATGAGGGAGTAGAGGAAATCAGAAGCCATGTACAGAAAATAGAGGCATTGGCAGAACGAAACTTCAGGAGCTCCCAACGACAGCAGacgctgctttctttttttggttctaaaatgaaatcaccactgaacaataaggaccagtaagaacgttacgtacagttacatttacagtcgttgcagtttatcgttacagttgtttaaaatgtattttttttcttgaaataagtttaatatccGTCATTTGCATTACAATGTATACCAAAGTGCTGAAtatcaataaacttttaattattaacctgaaaaattgaatattttaatcgaccccgataactcgaaaccccgctaactcgaacagattttcgtttcccttcagagttcgagttagcggagTTCTACTGTAATTCCGATGAAGTAGCCGACGAATCgccgacgaagttgaatattaataaagtaGGGTGACggctgacatgataaaatcatactgcggaagggggtcacagagggtgctttccattatgccaaagattccggaaatttcggtcggaattcaaatggaaaggtccgtttcggtttctttcgaccggaatattcgggatcacctttggaggtggtccacttatttcggttggaatattccgatcgaaattcgccgttccatttttgacaaactggttctttgccctaattagggaattcggaaatgataagaagtggcaagagctattcctaattggttggcgcggtttaataggaaaatgtcgttccattttccttgggtagtcccacttatctctgaccggtcggtttggcataatggaaagcaaccagagtctacgtgggaattcgctacccTGCAGGCTTCAGTGCATTTGCGCCTTACAGAACAGACTCGGAAGACACTGATGGGTTATTTGGATTGGGTGAAGTTTGGAGTGCTGTATGCAAAGAATTATATCATTCTACAGATGCTGTGTTTATTGCTGGAGGAAGAATCTCTCAAGATTCCAGCTGCTGAATGTCTGCTTATTATTGTCAGTAGAaaggtaataattatttgccatTCTCTTTCTAATTAAATGGTCATCCAAGCTTGCATATTAGTGCCTGCATAGGTTTTGACTGGCAAATGCTGAGTCTGACCAGATatgttgactgggctcttcagttatgaGGT
This genomic window from Acropora muricata isolate sample 2 chromosome 2, ASM3666990v1, whole genome shotgun sequence contains:
- the LOC136909498 gene encoding exportin-5-like isoform X2; this encodes MAFTEMSDTEMATSTLIQAIETSLNPSTDRQKRAEAYEFIEGFKTNSPLCVPVALLLYDRQNAAVIRHTGLQLLEHTVKLKWNSMSSSEKAKLKATALHLVGEGIVNSLGEPAHIKEALSRLVVELIKREWPQNWGSLLPELNNICGFGEIQTEIVLMIFLRLAEDVITMDSNLQSSRKKEITSELNRLAQELFVFFLETLSTNISKYRVLKVACKGMYFHTTVSDSVKLLSIIALWKKLKATGPLPLIFSSLPQNHMENGDASCKSQMLCLLLEEESLKIPAAECLLIIVSRKERRQVSTGI
- the LOC136909498 gene encoding exportin-5-like isoform X6; translated protein: MAFTEMSDTEMATSTLIQAIETSLNPSTDRQKRAEAYEFIEGFKTNSPLCVPVALLLYDRQNAAVIRHTGLQLLEHTVKLKWNSMSSSEKAKLKATALHLVGEGIVNSLGEPAHIKEALSRLVVELIKREWPQNWGSLLPELNNICGFGEIQTEIVLMIFLRLAEDVITMDSNLQSSRKKEITSELNRLAQELFVFFLETLSTNISKYRVLKNHMENGDASCKSQMLCLLLEEESLKIPAAECLLIIVSRKERRQVSTGI
- the LOC136909498 gene encoding exportin-5-like isoform X8, translating into MAFTEMSDTEMATSTLIQAIETSLNPSTDRQKRAEAYEFIEGFKTNSPLCVPVALLLYDRQNAAVIRHTGLQLLEHTVKLKWNSMSSSEKAKLKATALHLVGEGIVNSLGEPAHIKEALSRLVVELIKREWPQNWGSLLPELNNICGFGEIQTEIVLMIFLRLAEDVITMDSNLQSSRKKEITSELNRLAQELFVFFLETLSTNISKYRVLKNHMENGDASCKSQGIRK
- the LOC136909498 gene encoding exportin-5-like isoform X7: MAFTEMSDTEMATSTLIQAIETSLNPSTDRQKRAEAYEFIEGFKTNSPLCVPVALLLYDRQNAAVIRHTGLQLLEHTVKLKWNSMSSSEKAKLKATALHLVGEGIVNSLGEPAHIKEALSRLVVELIKREWPQNWGSLLPELNNICGFGEIQTEIVLMIFLRLAEDVITMDSNLQSSRKKEITSELNRLAQELFVFFLETLSTNISKYRVLKNHMENGDASCKSQELCWSASRK
- the LOC136909498 gene encoding exportin-5-like isoform X5; translation: MAFTEMSDTEMATSTLIQAIETSLNPSTDRQKRAEAYEFIEGFKTNSPLCVPVALLLYDRQNAAVIRHTGLQLLEHTVKLKWNSMSSSEKAKLKATALHLVGEGIVNSLGEPAHIKEALSRLVVELIKREWPQNWGSLLPELNNICGFGEIQTEIVLMIFLRLAEDVITMDSNLQSSRKKEITSELNRLAQELFVFFLETLSTNISKYRVLKNHMENGDASCKSQSHLSLTGRFGIMESNQSLRGNSLPCRLQCICALQNRLGRH
- the LOC136909498 gene encoding exportin-5-like isoform X4, which produces MAFTEMSDTEMATSTLIQAIETSLNPSTDRQKRAEAYEFIEGFKTNSPLCVPVALLLYDRQNAAVIRHTGLQLLEHTVKLKWNSMSSSEKAKLKATALHLVGEGIVNSLGEPAHIKEALSRLVVELIKREWPQNWGSLLPELNNICGFGEIQTEIVLMIFLRLAEDVITMDSNLQSSRKKEITSELNRLAQELFVFFLETLSTNISKYRVLKVACKGMYFHTTVSDSVKLLSIIALWKKLKATGPLPLIFSSLPQNHMENGDASCKSQGIRK
- the LOC136909498 gene encoding exportin-5-like isoform X3, coding for MAFTEMSDTEMATSTLIQAIETSLNPSTDRQKRAEAYEFIEGFKTNSPLCVPVALLLYDRQNAAVIRHTGLQLLEHTVKLKWNSMSSSEKAKLKATALHLVGEGIVNSLGEPAHIKEALSRLVVELIKREWPQNWGSLLPELNNICGFGEIQTEIVLMIFLRLAEDVITMDSNLQSSRKKEITSELNRLAQELFVFFLETLSTNISKYRVLKVACKGMYFHTTVSDSVKLLSIIALWKKLKATGPLPLIFSSLPQNHMENGDASCKSQELCWSASRK
- the LOC136909498 gene encoding exportin-5-like isoform X1 produces the protein MAFTEMSDTEMATSTLIQAIETSLNPSTDRQKRAEAYEFIEGFKTNSPLCVPVALLLYDRQNAAVIRHTGLQLLEHTVKLKWNSMSSSEKAKLKATALHLVGEGIVNSLGEPAHIKEALSRLVVELIKREWPQNWGSLLPELNNICGFGEIQTEIVLMIFLRLAEDVITMDSNLQSSRKKEITSELNRLAQELFVFFLETLSTNISKYRVLKVACKGMYFHTTVSDSVKLLSIIALWKKLKATGPLPLIFSSLPQNHMENGDASCKSQSHLSLTGRFGIMESNQSLRGNSLPCRLQCICALQNRLGRH